In Salmo trutta chromosome 16, fSalTru1.1, whole genome shotgun sequence, a genomic segment contains:
- the barx1 gene encoding homeobox protein BarH-like 1, which yields MQHPLDLGAHYYPPEVHPDHRSHSHRYRSFMIEEILTDHPDHKVSTPAGELLKFGVQALLSARPYHNHLVLKADQSGILKFPMSPLSCSLGSPLGSALLSGAPGLHGGSASHHLPLDLHLRSKLEHGGDGNGKTKKGRRSRTVFTELQLMGLEKRFEKQKYLSTPDRIDLAESLDLSQLQVKTWYQNRRMKWKKIVLQGGGLESPTKPKGRPKKNSIPSSEQLSEQERSGDVDRLSDGSTSSHSDTNQEE from the exons ATGCAGCATCCCTTGGACTTGGGGGCTCACTATTACCCCCCGGAGGTTCACCCCGACCACCGCTCCCACTCACACCGCTACCGGAGCTTTATGATCGAAGAGATTCTCACCGATCACCCGGACCACAAGGTGTCTACCCCGGCAGGGGAGCTGCTCAAGTTCGGAGTACAAGCTCTGCTCTCGGCTCGGCCATACCACAACCACCTGG TTTTGAAGGCAGACCAATCGGGTATCCTGAAGTTCCCGATGTCGCCACTCTCCTGCTCACTGGGATCACCGTTAGGCTCCGCTCTCCTATCCGGGGCTCCGGGACTCCACGGCGGCTCAGCTTCCCACCACCTCCCGCTGGACCTCCACCTCCGGAGCAAACTGGAGCACGGCGGAGACGGCAACGGCAAGACCAAGAAAGGCCGGCGGAGCAGGACGGTCTTCACCGAGCTACAGCTAATGGGCTTGGAGAAAAGATTTGAGAAACAGAAGTACCTTTCAACACCAGACAG AATAGATCTGGCTGAATCTCTGGATCTGAGTCAACTACAAGTCAAAACCTGGTACCAGAACAGACGAATGAAATGGAAGAAAATA GTCCTACAAGGAGGAGGATTGGAGTCTCCAACCAAACCAAAAGGCCGTCCTAAGAAGAATTCCATCCCGTCGAGCGAGCAGCTTTCGGAGCAGGAGAGGTCTGGAGACGTCGACCGTCTGTCGGACGGTTCCACCTCGTCACATTCAGACACTAACCAAGAGGAATAA